A region of the Magnetovibrio sp. PR-2 genome:
CGCCACGGCGACCACCGTCAGCGGCTTGATCGCGGACAACATGTCCATCTTGGGCAAGATCGCGGGCGTGGTGATCGTGGTCTTCGGTTTGCACTATGCAGGCTTGTTTAAGATCGGGTTCTTGAACTTCGAAAAACGCTTTCACTTGGAAAACAAGCCAGCGGGCTTGGTGGGCTCGTACATCTTAGGGCTTGCGTTTGCGTTCGGCTGGACGCCGTGCGTCGGCCCCATCCTCGCCACCATCTTGATGGTCGCGGCCAGCGGCGAAGATGTCTCTTACGGTGTCTCGCTCCTCTCCGTCTACGCGGCGGGCATCGGTTTACCGTTCTTGCTAGCGGCCTTTGCAGTGAAGCCGTTCATGGGCTTCTTGGCCAAGTTCCGCCGCCACATGCGCACGGTGG
Encoded here:
- a CDS encoding cytochrome c biogenesis CcdA family protein, encoding MDELTAEGGVDKAVQRNVFRSAIAFVLGFATVFVALGATATTVSGLIADNMSILGKIAGVVIVVFGLHYAGLFKIGFLNFEKRFHLENKPAGLVGSYILGLAFAFGWTPCVGPILATILMVAASGEDVSYGVSLLSVYAAGIGLPFLLAAFAVKPFMGFLAKFRRHMRTV